The Lichenihabitans psoromatis genome contains a region encoding:
- a CDS encoding IS3 family transposase (programmed frameshift), with the protein MGRRPKPEEIVSKLRQVDVLVSQGKTVADSVRSIGVTEVTYYRWRKEFGGLKLDQVKRLKELETENMRLRKAIADLTLDKLILKEAAFGKLLSPARRRVCIEHVRQHLPVSERRVCAALGQHRSTQRKAPRGFDDEEALTGDIIELARQYGRYGYRKIAALLRDAGWLVNDKRVERIWRCEGLKVPAKQPKKGRLWLNDGSCIRLRPEHRDHVWSYDFVEDRTHDGRKFRTLNVVDEFTRECLAIRVARKLNSTDVIDVLSDLFILRGVPGHIRSDNGPEFIAQAVQDWITAVGAKTAYIAPGSPWENGYVESFNARFRDELLDGEIFYSLKEAQVIIESWRRHYNTVRPHGSIGYKPPAPEVFVPAFAAWPAAKPRPSPPAMLRVAPRPTMN; encoded by the exons ATGGGAAGACGACCGAAGCCTGAAGAGATCGTGAGCAAGCTGCGTCAGGTCGACGTGTTGGTCTCACAGGGGAAGACCGTTGCGGACTCGGTTCGCTCGATCGGGGTGACCGAGGTCACCTACTACCGGTGGCGGAAGGAGTTCGGCGGCTTGAAGCTTGACCAGGTCAAGCGCCTGAAGGAGCTGGAGACGGAGAACATGCGGCTTCGCAAGGCGATCGCCGACCTCACGCTCGACAAGCTGATTCTGAAGGAGGCGGCCT TCGGGAAACTTCTGAGCCCCGCGCGCCGGCGCGTCTGCATCGAGCATGTGCGACAGCATTTGCCTGTCTCCGAGCGCCGCGTCTGTGCGGCGCTCGGTCAGCACCGCTCGACGCAGCGCAAGGCGCCGCGGGGCTTTGACGACGAAGAGGCGTTGACGGGCGACATCATCGAGCTGGCGCGGCAGTACGGCCGCTACGGCTATCGCAAGATCGCGGCGTTGCTGCGCGATGCCGGGTGGCTGGTAAACGACAAGCGGGTCGAGCGCATCTGGCGATGCGAAGGGCTGAAGGTGCCGGCCAAGCAGCCGAAGAAGGGACGTCTCTGGCTCAACGACGGCTCCTGCATTCGCCTCCGGCCCGAGCACCGCGATCACGTCTGGTCGTACGACTTTGTCGAGGATCGCACGCATGACGGCCGCAAGTTCAGGACCCTCAATGTCGTCGACGAGTTCACCCGGGAGTGCCTGGCCATCCGGGTCGCGCGCAAGCTCAACTCGACCGACGTCATTGACGTTCTGTCCGACCTGTTCATCCTGCGCGGCGTGCCTGGTCACATCCGTTCGGACAACGGCCCCGAGTTCATCGCCCAGGCTGTGCAAGACTGGATCACGGCGGTTGGAGCAAAGACCGCCTATATTGCCCCAGGCAGCCCGTGGGAGAACGGCTACGTCGAGTCGTTCAACGCTCGCTTCCGAGACGAGCTGCTCGACGGAGAGATCTTCTACTCGCTCAAGGAAGCTCAGGTCATCATCGAAAGCTGGAGAAGGCATTACAATACTGTGCGCCCGCACGGATCAATCGGCTACAAGCCCCCGGCGCCGGAGGTCTTCGTGCCCGCCTTCGCCGCATGGCCGGCTGCGAAACCCCGACCATCTCCGCCGGCCATGCTCAGGGTGGCGCCCAGGCCGACCATGAACTAA
- a CDS encoding LysR family transcriptional regulator translates to MTASHYKSLRRAAEALNVRQSTLSRCLRSLENELGAVLFERTNGGTHPTVEGVEFIEVARRIVEEVETIRVRLRTSSRGESGRLAIGVHTSLSTGNLRATDRPPSGGPG, encoded by the coding sequence GTGACGGCGTCCCACTATAAGAGTCTTCGTAGGGCCGCGGAGGCGTTAAATGTAAGGCAATCTACGCTCAGCCGGTGCCTTCGCAGCCTTGAAAATGAACTCGGTGCCGTGCTTTTTGAGCGCACCAATGGAGGCACTCATCCGACTGTTGAGGGCGTGGAATTTATCGAAGTCGCCCGGCGCATCGTTGAAGAAGTAGAGACAATTAGAGTGCGCCTTCGAACTAGCTCGCGAGGTGAAAGCGGCAGACTTGCAATTGGCGTTCATACGTCTCTATCGACCGGGAACCTTCGTGCCACTGATCGGCCCCCATCGGGTGGTCCGGGTTGA
- a CDS encoding class I SAM-dependent methyltransferase, translating into MQPFTDPAAVAGYAEATPRKVPGFADLHRMTMLLLAEHASEAANILVVGAGGGLELKALAEAQQGWRFVGVDPSLEMLNLGRRVLGPLQQRVELHHGYIDTAPPGPYDGATCLLTLHFLGRDERLCALREIRRRLKPGAPLVVAHHSCPEGGKLRRWLSMSIAFAGESRVDFAAASVSASAMASRLPILSVSEDEATLREAGFSEVALFYAGFTFRGWVAAA; encoded by the coding sequence ATGCAGCCCTTCACTGATCCGGCCGCGGTCGCCGGCTATGCGGAAGCCACACCGCGGAAAGTACCGGGCTTTGCAGATCTCCACCGGATGACGATGCTTCTGCTCGCGGAGCACGCGTCGGAGGCGGCGAATATTCTGGTGGTCGGCGCAGGCGGCGGCCTAGAACTCAAAGCGCTTGCCGAGGCGCAGCAGGGATGGCGCTTCGTGGGCGTCGATCCCTCGCTCGAGATGCTCAATTTAGGACGCCGCGTCCTCGGGCCTCTGCAACAGCGTGTGGAACTGCATCACGGCTATATCGACACCGCACCGCCGGGACCATACGATGGCGCAACCTGTCTGCTCACGCTGCACTTTCTCGGGCGAGACGAACGGCTGTGCGCGCTGCGGGAAATCCGCCGACGTCTGAAGCCGGGTGCACCACTCGTCGTGGCGCACCACAGTTGCCCGGAAGGTGGCAAGCTTCGCCGCTGGTTGTCGATGTCCATAGCGTTTGCCGGCGAATCCCGCGTCGATTTTGCAGCGGCATCTGTGTCGGCTTCCGCGATGGCATCGCGCCTACCCATTTTGTCCGTCAGTGAAGACGAAGCGACCCTCCGCGAGGCAGGGTTTTCTGAAGTTGCACTGTTCTACGCCGGCTTTACGTTTCGTGGCTGGGTTGCCGCAGCATGA
- a CDS encoding NAD(P)/FAD-dependent oxidoreductase: MKHDAIVVGGGFAGLAAATYLARARRKVCVIDTGRPRNRFASASHGFLGQDGEDPHQILAAAREQLLAYTTVQMLGAEASEAQVHDDRFSVLMASGESIESSKLILAFGLRDELPNIAGLQERWGKTVLHCPYCHGIEFSDRELGVLYHALMSVHQAYLVAEWGPTTLYLDGAVLDEADALKLAARGVKVEPSRVRRLVGDGLALSAIELDDGRRSAIDALYISPQSRLASPLAHQLGVEIEDGPLGPLIRTDADKMTCIPGLYAAGDIARAPHSISWAVADGVTAGTSAHRALVFG, translated from the coding sequence ATGAAGCATGACGCCATCGTCGTCGGTGGCGGCTTCGCCGGACTGGCTGCTGCGACCTATCTCGCGCGGGCTCGCCGGAAGGTATGCGTCATTGACACCGGCCGGCCGCGGAATCGTTTCGCTTCTGCTTCCCACGGCTTTTTGGGGCAGGACGGGGAGGACCCGCACCAGATCCTGGCAGCGGCCCGCGAGCAGCTTCTGGCCTATACGACCGTTCAGATGTTGGGTGCAGAGGCTAGCGAGGCGCAAGTCCACGACGACAGGTTCTCAGTTCTTATGGCAAGCGGCGAATCGATTGAGAGCTCAAAGCTCATTCTCGCCTTCGGACTCCGCGACGAACTGCCGAACATCGCCGGCCTTCAAGAACGCTGGGGCAAGACGGTGCTCCACTGCCCCTATTGTCATGGAATCGAGTTCAGCGACCGCGAGCTCGGTGTACTTTACCACGCGCTCATGTCCGTCCACCAAGCGTACTTGGTCGCCGAATGGGGGCCCACAACACTGTATCTCGATGGTGCCGTGCTCGATGAAGCCGACGCGCTGAAGCTCGCTGCCCGTGGCGTGAAGGTCGAGCCGTCCCGCGTAAGACGACTAGTCGGCGACGGTCTCGCGCTCTCCGCCATCGAGTTGGACGATGGCCGTAGAAGCGCGATCGATGCGCTTTACATTTCGCCTCAGTCGCGCCTGGCGAGCCCGCTCGCCCACCAGCTTGGCGTCGAGATCGAAGATGGTCCGCTTGGCCCTTTGATCCGCACTGATGCCGACAAGATGACATGCATTCCCGGTCTTTATGCCGCAGGGGACATCGCTCGGGCGCCACACAGCATCAGTTGGGCCGTCGCCGACGGTGTGACGGCGGGTACGTCCGCTCACCGCGCGCTAGTGTTCGGTTGA
- a CDS encoding Rrf2 family transcriptional regulator gives MRRDSRLSGVLHVLLHMAERPEPQTSESLARAMDTNPVVLRRIMAGLREKGFVRSEKGHGGGWTMACDLEQVTLRDIYEGLGEPEILAMSNRTEAPGCIVEQAVNAALGQAFDDAEALLLTRFGEVTLAQLSADAHARLAKRGGNVAKETAHEA, from the coding sequence ATGAGACGGGATAGTCGATTGTCGGGCGTGCTGCACGTCCTGCTGCACATGGCGGAGCGGCCCGAGCCGCAAACCTCGGAATCTCTCGCGCGTGCAATGGATACCAATCCGGTCGTGCTCCGCCGGATCATGGCAGGCCTGCGCGAGAAGGGTTTTGTTCGTTCCGAGAAAGGGCACGGCGGCGGCTGGACCATGGCTTGCGACTTAGAGCAGGTCACACTGCGCGACATCTACGAGGGGCTGGGAGAGCCGGAGATCCTGGCAATGAGTAATCGGACCGAAGCGCCCGGTTGCATCGTCGAGCAGGCTGTCAATGCTGCGCTCGGGCAGGCGTTCGATGATGCCGAGGCGCTTCTGCTGACCCGCTTCGGCGAAGTCACGCTGGCGCAACTGAGCGCCGACGCCCATGCCCGCCTCGCAAAACGAGGCGGCAACGTCGCCAAGGAGACGGCACATGAAGCATGA
- a CDS encoding glutathione S-transferase family protein has product MPKLYNFAFGPYPQRVTIYLAEKGLSDVELVRLEPPRGRTNWPPSVIKGLSPNGSLPIIVDDDGTVVGQSLAILEYLEDTRGGPNMRGKTPKDRARTREVTTVLDEALTFFGIWARHGSRLNRGADRESQEAAEIGAERYFQRLRLAERMIGDAEFIAGNTVTTADCVAMASLHFTLGFYGVPIPSDCPRLSDWYARFSLRPSVPPPDYPPEQHAIALGLMAQTGIRIRS; this is encoded by the coding sequence GTGCCGAAACTCTACAACTTTGCCTTCGGCCCCTATCCGCAGCGGGTGACCATCTACCTCGCGGAGAAAGGCCTCAGCGATGTCGAACTGGTCCGTCTGGAGCCACCACGCGGCAGGACGAACTGGCCGCCATCAGTCATCAAAGGCCTCTCGCCAAACGGATCGCTTCCGATCATCGTCGACGACGACGGGACAGTCGTCGGACAGTCGTTGGCGATCCTTGAATATCTCGAGGACACGCGCGGCGGCCCAAATATGCGCGGCAAGACGCCCAAGGACCGAGCTCGCACGCGCGAAGTCACCACCGTCCTTGACGAAGCGCTCACGTTCTTCGGCATCTGGGCACGGCACGGGAGCCGTCTCAACCGTGGTGCCGATCGCGAAAGCCAGGAGGCGGCCGAGATCGGCGCCGAACGCTACTTCCAGAGGCTGAGGCTTGCCGAGCGGATGATCGGCGACGCGGAGTTCATCGCCGGAAATACCGTGACGACCGCCGATTGCGTGGCGATGGCGTCCCTGCATTTCACCCTCGGCTTCTACGGTGTGCCGATCCCTTCCGATTGTCCTCGGCTCTCCGATTGGTATGCGCGCTTCTCGCTGCGACCCAGTGTACCGCCGCCCGATTACCCCCCCGAACAACATGCAATCGCGCTCGGCTTGATGGCGCAGACGGGGATCAGGATCAGATCATGA
- a CDS encoding helix-turn-helix transcriptional regulator — MLVPDRIVRLKTVLARTGLSRSTIYRKIAEGTFPAQLRISMNGAGWHESDIDCWVANPTGWRPPEVMTEMMRARSA; from the coding sequence ATGCTCGTACCAGACCGTATCGTCCGACTAAAAACCGTCCTCGCCCGCACCGGCCTCAGCCGCTCCACCATCTACCGCAAGATCGCTGAGGGCACGTTCCCAGCCCAGCTAAGAATCAGCATGAACGGCGCCGGTTGGCACGAATCCGATATCGATTGTTGGGTCGCCAATCCCACCGGCTGGCGGCCACCAGAGGTGATGACGGAGATGATGCGCGCGAGGAGCGCGTAG
- a CDS encoding tyrosine-type recombinase/integrase: MGDLTDKELKNLKPRAKLYKVTDRDGMHAAVTPTGVISFRYQYRVNGRQEVLTIGRYSAEAARTLTRAPEALEYGMDVSLAEARTLLARARRQVERGESPSKAKVEKRTASAEAVTFGGWAEAYFKHKADPKSGAERLADSTLAMRRSVYERAIAGDLSKLKLAEVTPQRIKRLCDEVKEKRGPAVAVHVREVVLLVFRHAQGCGLDVSNPAESIRTSAIATFEPRERALSPSEVRAFLTALDHVAAAPTLRSAVKFVLLTGVRKSEFIDATWKEIDFAAARWTIPAERMKAGKAHFVPLSDQALDILTAFRTMFGVSRYLHPGRYDGDTPISNATLNRVIDTAVERIREDDPDFQSLGVHDLRRTFSTGLNRAKFDDRWIEMSMAHSPRNRIAAVYNVNRYLAERKIMLQCWADMLDAWVKGESAKELIADAKQRAAEVHDDGLDDDL; encoded by the coding sequence ATGGGCGATCTTACTGATAAAGAACTGAAAAATCTCAAACCGAGGGCCAAGCTCTACAAGGTGACGGACCGCGATGGGATGCACGCGGCCGTCACGCCGACCGGGGTCATTTCGTTCCGATATCAGTACCGGGTGAACGGGCGACAGGAGGTCTTGACCATCGGCCGGTATAGCGCCGAGGCGGCTCGCACGCTGACACGAGCGCCCGAGGCACTGGAATACGGGATGGATGTTTCGCTTGCGGAGGCGAGGACGCTGCTGGCGCGCGCCAGGCGACAGGTCGAGCGAGGCGAGTCGCCGTCGAAAGCTAAGGTGGAGAAGCGCACCGCGTCAGCCGAGGCGGTCACCTTTGGCGGTTGGGCGGAAGCGTATTTCAAGCACAAGGCCGATCCTAAGTCGGGGGCAGAAAGACTGGCCGACAGCACGCTGGCGATGCGCCGCTCCGTCTATGAGCGCGCCATCGCAGGTGACTTGTCGAAGCTCAAGCTGGCGGAGGTGACGCCGCAGCGGATCAAACGTCTGTGCGATGAGGTCAAGGAGAAACGCGGGCCGGCCGTGGCCGTGCATGTCCGCGAGGTCGTGTTGCTGGTCTTCCGCCACGCGCAGGGATGCGGGCTGGATGTCAGCAATCCAGCCGAGTCGATCCGCACCAGTGCCATCGCGACGTTCGAGCCGCGCGAGCGCGCCCTGTCGCCATCCGAAGTTCGCGCGTTCCTGACGGCGTTGGATCACGTGGCGGCGGCGCCTACGCTACGCTCAGCGGTGAAGTTTGTCCTGCTGACCGGCGTTCGCAAATCGGAGTTCATCGACGCCACTTGGAAGGAAATCGACTTCGCCGCCGCGCGCTGGACGATCCCGGCCGAGCGTATGAAGGCTGGCAAGGCGCATTTCGTCCCGCTCAGCGATCAAGCGCTCGACATTCTGACGGCCTTTCGCACCATGTTCGGCGTCAGCCGATACCTCCATCCTGGCCGGTACGACGGCGATACGCCAATAAGCAACGCCACGCTCAATCGGGTGATCGATACGGCTGTGGAGCGTATCCGCGAGGACGACCCGGACTTTCAAAGCCTCGGCGTTCACGACCTGCGCCGCACGTTTTCGACAGGCCTGAACCGCGCCAAGTTCGATGATCGCTGGATCGAGATGAGCATGGCTCACTCGCCTCGGAACCGGATCGCGGCTGTCTACAACGTGAACCGCTACCTGGCCGAACGGAAAATCATGCTTCAGTGTTGGGCCGACATGCTTGATGCCTGGGTGAAGGGCGAGTCTGCTAAGGAGCTGATCGCCGACGCGAAGCAGCGCGCAGCCGAGGTTCATGACGACGGGCTTGACGACGATCTCTGA
- the guaA gene encoding glutamine-hydrolyzing GMP synthase: MVAPAAIRSGSDDATQGRDGGAPGQHDAILIIDFGSQVTQLIARRVREAGVYCEIAPFQKADEAFQRLHPKGVIFSGGPASVVDAGSPRAPAAVFEAGVPILAICYGQQTLALQQGGAVEGGHAREFGRADVEIRAASPLFEGVWDVGGRYPVWMSHGDRVTRLPPGFTVVGTSDNAPFAIAVNEERRFYTTMFHPEVVHTPDGAKLLQNFVHKIVGLRSDWTMAAYRREMIEKIQRQVGSSKVICGLSGGVDSAVAAVLIHEAIGDQLTCVFVDHGLMRAGEADQVVGLFRDHYNIPLVHVNAETLFLDALEGVSDPETKRKTIGRLFIEVFDEEAGKVGGAKFLAQGTLYPDVIESVSFSGGPSVTIKSHHNVGGLPERMNMALVEPLRELFKDEVRALGRELGLPEAFVGRHPFPGPGLAIRCPGEVTRDKLDILRQADAIYLDEIRKAGLYDTIWQAFAVLLPVRTVGVMGDGRTYDQVCALRAVTSVDGMTADFFKFDMNVLGRVATRIINEVRGINRVVYDVTSKPPGTIEWE, encoded by the coding sequence ATGGTGGCCCCCGCAGCAATCCGTTCCGGCTCCGACGACGCCACGCAGGGGCGGGACGGCGGAGCGCCGGGCCAGCATGACGCGATCCTGATCATCGATTTTGGCTCGCAGGTGACCCAATTGATCGCGCGGCGCGTGCGTGAAGCCGGCGTTTATTGCGAGATCGCACCGTTTCAGAAAGCCGACGAGGCGTTTCAGCGCCTCCATCCCAAAGGTGTGATTTTCTCGGGCGGTCCCGCCTCGGTCGTTGATGCCGGCAGTCCTCGCGCGCCGGCGGCGGTCTTCGAGGCCGGGGTGCCGATTTTAGCAATTTGCTACGGCCAGCAGACGCTTGCGTTGCAGCAGGGCGGCGCCGTTGAGGGCGGCCATGCCCGCGAATTTGGACGCGCCGATGTCGAGATCCGCGCCGCGAGTCCTTTGTTCGAGGGAGTGTGGGACGTCGGCGGCCGATATCCGGTGTGGATGAGCCATGGCGACCGGGTAACGCGGCTTCCCCCCGGTTTCACCGTCGTCGGGACGTCCGACAACGCCCCTTTCGCGATCGCGGTCAATGAAGAGCGGCGTTTCTACACCACCATGTTCCATCCGGAGGTGGTGCATACGCCCGATGGCGCCAAGCTGTTGCAGAACTTCGTCCACAAGATCGTTGGCCTTCGGTCGGATTGGACGATGGCGGCTTATCGGCGCGAGATGATCGAAAAGATCCAGCGGCAGGTGGGCTCGTCCAAGGTGATTTGTGGCCTGTCCGGCGGCGTCGATTCGGCCGTTGCGGCCGTGTTGATCCACGAGGCGATCGGCGATCAACTCACCTGCGTGTTTGTCGATCACGGTCTGATGCGGGCCGGGGAAGCCGATCAGGTCGTCGGCCTCTTCCGAGACCATTATAATATTCCGTTGGTGCATGTGAATGCCGAGACGCTGTTTCTCGATGCGTTGGAGGGTGTCTCCGATCCGGAGACGAAACGAAAGACGATTGGCCGGCTCTTCATCGAGGTGTTCGACGAGGAGGCCGGCAAGGTCGGCGGCGCCAAGTTTCTGGCACAAGGCACGTTATACCCGGACGTGATCGAGAGCGTGTCCTTCTCGGGCGGTCCGTCCGTGACGATCAAGTCGCACCATAACGTTGGCGGTCTGCCCGAGCGTATGAACATGGCGCTGGTCGAGCCCTTACGCGAATTGTTCAAGGACGAAGTGCGGGCGTTGGGCCGCGAGCTCGGTTTGCCGGAGGCGTTCGTCGGCCGGCATCCGTTCCCAGGACCGGGGCTGGCGATTCGCTGCCCAGGCGAGGTGACCCGCGACAAGCTGGATATCCTGCGTCAGGCGGACGCGATTTATTTGGACGAGATCCGCAAAGCGGGGCTTTACGACACGATCTGGCAGGCCTTTGCGGTGTTGCTCCCGGTCCGCACCGTCGGTGTGATGGGCGATGGGCGCACCTACGACCAAGTCTGCGCCCTGCGGGCCGTGACCTCCGTCGACGGCATGACGGCGGATTTCTTCAAGTTTGACATGAACGTCCTCGGCCGCGTCGCGACCCGCATCATCAACGAGGTCCGCGGCATCAACCGCGTCGTCTACGACGTGACCAGCAAGCCTCCTGGCACAATCGAGTGGGAGTGA
- the aat gene encoding leucyl/phenylalanyl-tRNA--protein transferase — MRRPRQQIAITPDIILRAYSIGLFPMAETAEDEALFWVDPEDRGVFDLTAIAVSKSLAKTIRSDRFEVVADRDFDSVIAGCSAPAPGRDNTWINARIRSLFGDLFAMGHVHTIEAYENDTLVGGLYGLHIGAAFFGESMFHRATDASKVCLVHLAARLIDGGFTLLDTQFITPHLASLGAMEIPKAVYRARLADAIERKATFHPFGQSAGIDGTTALAIVRNAKA, encoded by the coding sequence ATGCGTCGTCCCCGTCAGCAGATCGCTATCACGCCCGACATCATTCTCCGGGCTTATTCGATCGGCCTATTTCCCATGGCCGAAACTGCCGAGGATGAGGCTCTGTTCTGGGTCGACCCAGAGGATCGCGGTGTGTTCGATCTCACGGCGATCGCGGTCTCGAAGAGTCTCGCCAAGACCATCCGCTCTGATCGGTTCGAGGTCGTGGCCGACCGCGATTTCGACAGCGTGATCGCGGGATGTTCGGCCCCTGCCCCGGGCCGAGACAACACCTGGATCAATGCGCGGATCCGATCGCTCTTCGGGGATCTGTTCGCGATGGGGCACGTCCACACGATCGAGGCTTACGAAAACGACACGCTGGTCGGCGGCCTCTATGGCCTTCACATCGGGGCGGCCTTCTTCGGCGAGAGCATGTTCCACCGCGCGACCGACGCCTCCAAGGTCTGCCTCGTCCATCTGGCGGCCCGGCTGATCGACGGCGGCTTCACCCTTCTGGATACGCAATTCATCACGCCGCATCTGGCGAGCCTCGGTGCCATGGAGATCCCGAAAGCGGTCTATCGCGCGAGGCTCGCCGACGCGATCGAGCGCAAGGCGACATTCCACCCCTTTGGCCAAAGCGCCGGGATCGATGGAACGACCGCGCTTGCAATCGTGCGAAACGCGAAAGCTTAA
- a CDS encoding DUF2155 domain-containing protein gives MPQIRRHVAVAVAALLGATLLPGIASADKIKNPTAVFSGLDKITGRIISFEVAIDETVQFGSLQVTARVCYTRPPTEAPQTDTFVEVDEVTSDKDYKRIFSGWMYAASPGLHGIEHPIYDIWLTGCKGGTDIIVDTPAATADAGAPATEAPPPDNATKPPAPNTPPPKPKRVVRQSPRPEENPEARRQPVQSFFPATDYTAEPVVGHDPAGRK, from the coding sequence ATGCCGCAAATCCGTCGGCACGTCGCCGTGGCTGTTGCGGCGCTCCTCGGCGCGACCCTTCTGCCCGGCATTGCCTCGGCCGACAAGATTAAGAACCCGACGGCGGTGTTCTCCGGTCTCGACAAGATCACTGGACGAATCATATCGTTCGAGGTCGCGATCGACGAGACGGTTCAGTTCGGATCGCTGCAGGTGACCGCCCGCGTCTGCTACACGCGGCCGCCGACAGAGGCGCCGCAGACCGATACGTTCGTCGAAGTCGATGAAGTCACGTCCGACAAGGACTATAAGCGCATCTTCTCGGGCTGGATGTATGCGGCGAGCCCCGGCCTGCATGGCATCGAACATCCGATCTACGATATCTGGCTGACGGGCTGCAAAGGCGGCACCGATATCATCGTCGACACGCCTGCCGCGACGGCCGATGCCGGCGCACCGGCGACGGAGGCGCCGCCGCCCGATAATGCCACTAAGCCGCCGGCCCCCAACACACCGCCGCCGAAGCCGAAACGTGTCGTCCGACAAAGCCCGCGCCCGGAGGAAAATCCCGAGGCGCGTCGCCAGCCCGTGCAGAGCTTCTTCCCGGCGACAGATTATACGGCAGAGCCGGTCGTTGGCCACGATCCCGCAGGCCGGAAATAA
- a CDS encoding NADH:ubiquinone oxidoreductase subunit NDUFA12 → MTFKTNLLQALTWWSGQTYGTRFYTWRFGERVGTDEFGNIYYRKPGIDPSLKFERRWVIYAGQIDGSMTPPGWYGWLHHTVDTPPTDETYVPREWQKPHLPNMTGTPLAYRPPGSISNEGTRPTVGGDYGAWTPN, encoded by the coding sequence ATGACGTTCAAGACCAACCTGTTGCAGGCGCTGACCTGGTGGAGCGGCCAGACCTACGGCACGCGCTTTTACACCTGGCGCTTCGGCGAACGCGTCGGCACCGACGAATTCGGCAACATCTATTATCGCAAGCCGGGGATCGACCCGAGCCTGAAGTTCGAGCGTCGTTGGGTGATCTACGCCGGCCAGATCGATGGGTCGATGACGCCGCCCGGTTGGTACGGCTGGCTGCACCACACCGTCGATACGCCGCCGACGGACGAGACTTACGTTCCGCGCGAGTGGCAAAAGCCCCATCTGCCCAACATGACTGGCACGCCATTGGCCTATCGGCCGCCGGGATCGATTTCGAACGAAGGTACCCGGCCGACTGTTGGCGGCGACTATGGCGCTTGGACTCCGAACTAA